The DNA segment TTTATTATTTGAACTTATCTGATTGAACCAGTAGTTCTTGGCTTTAGAACTTAGTTTATGAATTCTTATTAGAACTCTGAGTTCGTATAATAGTTTTGTATTCGTTAAGATCTTTCTGCCTATGTTTAAATCCTTGTGTCTTGTAGAATGGCACCGGGAGGAAGAGGTAGAAAAGGAAAGGAAGTTGTAGAAGAGTCTGCAGCAAAAAATATTAGAAATCTTGATGATATTGTCAGGGAAAGACGTGGTCGACCAGCTGTTCAGCCTTCGAAAGATGTGGAATTAGAGGTGGAACAACAGCCACGGGTAAATCCTGACAAGGGAAAAGCTATCCAGGCTGAGGCTGATCCAGTGGCCCAATTGACTGAGAAAATGGGAGAAATAcgattaataatttctcaatttcaggaGTTGCGTCCTCAAAAGTTCTTTGGCAATGAAGGAAGTGAGAAAGCTGCTAGTTGGTTTAAAAGTCTCAATAATATGTTTAATGAACTAGAGTATCCTGATGATATTCGATTGAAGTTAGTTCCTTTTCAACTTAAAGATCGAGTGCAACTTTGGTGGGAAACGACgacagaaacactttctgattCTGGTGAAAAGATTACATGGGAAGTATTTCGTAATCAGTTTGCACAAGAATATGCACCACCATATTATTATTCggctaaagaagatgaatttaatctgttggtgcaagGTAATAAATCTGTTGCTGAATATTCTTCTCAGTTTTCTGCTCTTTTGCCTTATGTCCCACATGTTGCAAAGAATGATCGGTCAAAGCTTTCATATTTTTTGAAGGGGCTTACACGAACGATCCACACGTTGGTAACTACTGAAACTCCATCGACTTATCTGAAAGCAGTAGAAAAGGCAAAGAAGATTGAAGAGAGTTTACTCAGGGGTGAACCACAACCAATCCCAGCATCTGTTCCTCAAGGAGCTGGAAGCACTTCGCAAACACCGGTGGGTTTACCTTCATATCAGCCTATGCAATCTTCTCAGCAAGCGAAGAAGCCTTGGTTTAAAGCTAGAGGAAAGCCATTTAAAAAGAAGTTGCAATCTAGTtcatccagttccagtg comes from the Henckelia pumila isolate YLH828 chromosome 1, ASM3356847v2, whole genome shotgun sequence genome and includes:
- the LOC140875476 gene encoding uncharacterized protein, giving the protein MAPGGRGRKGKEVVEESAAKNIRNLDDIVRERRGRPAVQPSKDVELEVEQQPRVNPDKGKAIQAEADPVAQLTEKMGEIRLIISQFQELRPQKFFGNEGSEKAASWFKSLNNMFNELEYPDDIRLKLVPFQLKDRVQLWWETTTETLSDSGEKITWEVFRNQFAQEYAPPYYYSAKEDEFNLLVQGNKSVAEYSSQFSALLPYVPHVAKNDRSKLSYFLKGLTRTIHTLVTTETPSTYLKAVEKAKKIEESLLRGEPQPIPASVPQGAGSTSQTPVGLPSYQPMQSSQQAKKPWFKARGKPFKKKLQSSSSSSSGSRGGSSAGSSSRVYCDRCGGNHLSAHCTGFPGTCYTCGQAGHSSRVCPNAGRQQFQPQQFGQFPGRPLFRPYTPVPQFSPTLPYVSVQPTQQPRYPSQSQQRFPGPQQAQVHAMTQDQAQDAPGGVIAGICYNFEYPAHILIDTGESHSFLSVTIAYDHEIAFTPLLDIVSVATPAGVFLMSNEIVLNCVIRFEDKIMITNLIKLAMSGFDCILGMDTLINYRATVDCFHGIVRFRPYYGNKWNFYSNDSQSRIPLVSAMEMIRLLSIGNEGFMIYALDATKEEK